The genomic stretch TAAAACTACTGGTATCACTGAGACagattttttaattaaatcgTTTCAATTTAAAGTGTTAGATGCTGGTGGACAACGGTCAGAACGTAAAAAATGGATCCATTGTTTTGAAGACATCACTGCtgttttatttgttttggcTATCTCTGAATACGATCAAAACCTATTTGAAGATGAACGGGTAAATAGAATGCATGAGTCTATTGTCTTGTTTGATTCATTGTGCAACTCCAAATGGTTTGCAAACACCCCATtcatattatttttgaacaaaatcGATATTTTCGAAAACAAGATCAAAAAGAATCCGCTAAAGAATTATTTCCCAGACTATGATGGCAAACCAGACGATACTAATGAAGCAATCAAGTTTTTTGAgacaaattttttgaaaataaatcaaaccaATAAACCTATCTATGTTCATCGAACGTGTGCTACagattcaaaatcaatgaaatttgTCTTGAGTGCTGTTACCGACATGATTGTACAacaaaacttgaaaaagaGTGGTATTATATAGTTGCAAGAAGTAGGCGATATCTTTTTTTACTTTACAATTAATGTTCagtttaaattttttgtgtTTATATCTATTTGTCATACACTTTGATTACCATCTCATCATGGCCATTTCATTTCTGTTTCTGTTGTAATCCAACAAATCTTCAATCAAACCGGTTCCAGAAATAACAATATCTCTGTCCCAGACCTTAGATTTACCCCATTCTTTAACATCATTGACCTTGATAGCGTCAATCTTTTCAAATGCTTCTCTTAATGACTGTCTGTGACCCACCAATAAGACTTTTTCAGCAATATCGGAGGTGACGGCGAAAGAATTAGCTAATTCTTTGGCCAAAGCAGTCTTGACTTGGGCCTTGGCACGAGCAACTTCAGCTTCGGAAATTGAGATCGACAATCTATTCCATTCTTTCAATGAAAAGTGGGTGAAATCGTCAACGGTGAATTTGTCAGCAATTTCAGCATAGTAACCCCAAATACCAGTGTCGGAGAATGATTTGGAGTAATGGTTGTATGATTCAACAATGTTGTATTCTTGAACGATGGATGCTAATTTTGGTGAAGTGAATTTGGCAATGGTAGAATGCAAGTAGAAATCACCGTAAATGGCAGCAGCAACTTTAGCTAAATAGTAATTTGGGGAGTTTAAACCTTCTCCGTGGACAGCAATGGAAATATAAGCTTTTGGCAAAGTATCGTCTCTCATTCTAACTTCAGAACCCAAGAAAGATGCTGGTTTGATTTCAGGTTTGACCCCTTCGGCAATCTTCAAGTTAGCTTCGATGGCATCGGCCAATTTATCGTGATCAAAGTTACCGGAGGCAGCAATGAcggtgttgttgttaacCAAGTGCTTGGCCAAGTGACGCAAGGAGTCTTggttttccaaattttcaacagACTCGGTAGTACCCA from Candida albicans SC5314 chromosome 5, complete sequence encodes the following:
- a CDS encoding ubiquinol--cytochrome-c reductase subunit (Putative ubiquinol-cytochrome-c reductase; amphotericin B induced; repressed by nitric oxide; protein level decreases in stationary phase cultures; Hap43-repressed; Spider biofilm repressed) — translated: MIRGSSALKSLTSRRLYSTGVKYTTLSNGVTVATETNPAAKTSSVGLFFGAGSRSEHSHSNGISALTTNVLASQSAKGSLLTAKNDREFNGIIAQTTNDNITEAGKLIASIASNAVDIVEKTDLTKHKQYLSAQASAVEADPKSKVLSHLYSSAFQGYSLALPTLGTTESVENLENQDSLRHLAKHLVNNNTVIAASGNFDHDKLADAIEANLKIAEGVKPEIKPASFLGSEVRMRDDTLPKAYISIAVHGEGLNSPNYYLAKVAAAIYGDFYLHSTIAKFTSPKLASIVQEYNIVESYNHYSKSFSDTGIWGYYAEIADKFTVDDFTHFSLKEWNRLSISISEAEVARAKAQVKTALAKELANSFAVTSDIAEKVLLVGHRQSLREAFEKIDAIKVNDVKEWGKSKVWDRDIVISGTGLIEDLLDYNRNRNEMAMMRW